In the genome of Gloeotrichia echinulata CP02, one region contains:
- a CDS encoding dynamin-like GTPase family protein — translation MSYLPPQCQNLKEQVELILQLLQQETSLRSHDVIPVQTSLSKAISPRFEIVFAGAFSAGKSMLINALLERELLYSAEGHATGTECKIEYAKADKECVVLTFLSEVEIREQAVSLCQQLGFNTVANINQPDVINLLIQGCTAIIEQEGGENKSERAKQAKALILLIEGYVANRQHIHTVNNAIYSMEQFNFSNLKEAAGYARRGSNSAVLKRIEYYCNHPLLQDGNVIIDTPGIDAPVEKDAQLTYAKIQDADTSAVVCVLKPAAAGEMTKEETQLLETMRGNAGIRNRVFYIFNRIDETWYNTQLRQRLDNLISGQFRDSNRVYKTSGLLGFYGSQIKQTSGRDRFGLDSLFTESVKALDAREETPQFVNEFNRYCANSGKLSPSKFRISVNSFETPNENYVRILAEQGTPLIEQLIQDSGIDEFRTAITRYLTEEKRPQLFKNLADDLGDICIKLKKHYQTLQRDLESQPQEIATMKAQELQRLNQQLQQVGKDFSQHMTEEVNRIINNECDAFEADFRQLQSRMIRRLDELLDTFSVGEAYRRATLSHPRNATAPLIAILVEAFYYLSNQLEDILVASSVEIIANLFQQLMESIRKTEYYRQLYRLLGNDSGLEQQLKALEKQVSHALVNAGRVECDRFVRESPRFYDEGTFSIYQFRQTLQQTSQGYDCDSMVEAEPAIRQLLKLDFEPKVSQTIRKSFRQTINQILKTQLLPMANQQGDEILQQYPHARAYLETTLEQEAEEKIVNNRRLLNTVEQKIEAYNSAVTNINSCLQLMQLYDHLLPVIDNGEVLDSRFVNNGFVISDGLLDSVAEV, via the coding sequence ATGTCATATTTGCCCCCACAGTGTCAAAATTTAAAAGAACAAGTTGAGTTGATATTACAACTTTTACAGCAAGAAACCAGCTTGCGTTCCCATGACGTTATACCTGTGCAAACTTCTCTGAGTAAAGCAATTTCGCCAAGATTTGAAATTGTGTTTGCGGGCGCATTTAGTGCAGGTAAGTCTATGTTAATTAATGCGTTGTTAGAAAGGGAATTGCTATACAGCGCCGAAGGACACGCTACGGGTACAGAATGCAAGATTGAGTATGCAAAAGCAGATAAAGAATGTGTCGTTTTGACGTTTTTAAGTGAAGTAGAAATTCGAGAACAAGCTGTATCTTTGTGCCAACAACTAGGATTTAACACAGTAGCAAATATCAATCAACCGGATGTGATTAATTTGCTGATACAAGGTTGTACAGCTATTATTGAGCAGGAGGGTGGGGAGAATAAATCGGAAAGGGCGAAACAAGCAAAGGCATTAATATTATTGATTGAAGGATATGTGGCAAACCGTCAACATATTCATACGGTAAATAATGCCATATATTCGATGGAGCAATTTAATTTTTCTAATCTTAAAGAAGCGGCTGGATATGCGCGTCGTGGTAGCAATAGTGCTGTTTTAAAACGAATTGAATATTACTGTAATCATCCTCTATTGCAAGATGGTAATGTTATTATCGACACGCCAGGAATTGATGCGCCAGTAGAGAAGGATGCACAACTAACTTACGCCAAAATTCAAGATGCTGATACTTCGGCGGTGGTGTGTGTGCTAAAACCTGCTGCTGCGGGTGAGATGACTAAGGAAGAAACGCAACTTTTAGAAACAATGCGGGGAAATGCGGGAATACGCAATCGCGTTTTTTATATCTTTAACCGCATCGATGAAACTTGGTATAATACTCAGCTAAGGCAACGTTTGGATAATTTGATTAGTGGACAGTTTCGCGATAGTAACAGGGTTTATAAAACCAGTGGTTTACTAGGATTTTACGGTAGCCAAATTAAACAGACAAGTGGGCGCGATCGCTTTGGTTTGGATTCTCTATTTACTGAAAGTGTCAAGGCTTTGGATGCTAGGGAAGAAACGCCGCAATTTGTGAATGAGTTTAATCGCTACTGCGCCAATTCTGGTAAGTTGTCGCCAAGTAAGTTTCGCATTTCTGTGAATAGCTTTGAAACTCCCAATGAGAACTATGTCCGAATTTTAGCGGAACAAGGAACGCCGTTAATTGAGCAGCTAATTCAAGATAGTGGAATTGACGAATTTAGAACAGCTATTACTCGTTACCTGACTGAAGAGAAGCGTCCGCAACTTTTCAAGAATCTCGCCGATGATTTGGGAGATATTTGTATTAAACTGAAAAAACATTATCAGACATTACAGCGAGATTTAGAAAGTCAACCGCAAGAAATTGCGACGATGAAGGCGCAAGAGTTACAACGCCTCAACCAGCAACTACAACAAGTTGGTAAAGACTTTAGTCAGCATATGACAGAAGAAGTTAACCGCATCATTAATAATGAGTGTGATGCATTTGAAGCAGATTTTCGGCAATTACAATCAAGAATGATTCGTCGTTTAGATGAGTTATTAGATACCTTTTCTGTAGGTGAAGCTTATCGACGTGCAACTCTCAGCCATCCTCGCAACGCGACTGCGCCTTTAATTGCCATTTTAGTTGAGGCGTTTTATTATTTATCAAATCAGTTGGAAGATATTTTAGTAGCGTCTTCTGTGGAAATAATTGCTAATCTATTTCAGCAATTAATGGAAAGTATTCGTAAAACCGAATACTATCGCCAGTTATATCGCTTATTAGGTAATGATAGCGGCCTTGAACAACAGTTAAAAGCACTAGAAAAACAAGTTTCTCATGCTCTAGTGAATGCAGGTAGAGTAGAGTGCGATCGCTTTGTCAGAGAAAGTCCGAGATTTTATGATGAAGGCACTTTTTCAATATATCAGTTTCGCCAGACTTTACAGCAAACTTCTCAAGGTTACGACTGCGACAGTATGGTAGAAGCCGAACCCGCAATTAGACAGTTATTGAAATTAGATTTTGAGCCAAAAGTTTCCCAAACAATTCGCAAAAGCTTTCGCCAAACCATCAACCAAATCCTCAAAACTCAGTTATTACCAATGGCGAACCAGCAAGGCGATGAAATTTTGCAGCAGTATCCCCACGCACGTGCTTATTTAGAAACAACTCTAGAACAAGAAGCCGAAGAGAAAATTGTGAATAATCGGCGATTGTTAAATACAGTTGAACAAAAAATTGAGGCGTATAATTCAGCAGTTACCAATATAAATAGCTGTTTACAACTGATGCAGTTATATGACCATTTGCTACCTGTAATTGATAATGGTGAAGTTCTTGATAGCAGGTTTGTTAATAACGGTTTTGTGATCTCAGATGGTTTATTAGATAGTGTAGCAGAGGTTTAG
- a CDS encoding SufE family protein, with the protein MSSSLNSLPPALAKIVQRFQRASDPKRRYEQLIWYAQKLKDFPESDKLPENKVPGCVSQVYVTAALDDGKVSYEGDSDSQLTKGLVGLLIEGLNGLTPTEIIQLTPDFIQETGLNVSLTPSRANGFYNIFKTMQRKALECKL; encoded by the coding sequence ATGTCTTCTTCTCTCAATTCCTTACCACCAGCCCTGGCAAAAATCGTTCAACGCTTCCAACGGGCTTCTGACCCTAAACGACGGTATGAACAGCTAATTTGGTATGCTCAGAAACTCAAAGATTTCCCAGAATCTGATAAATTACCGGAAAATAAAGTTCCAGGTTGTGTTTCTCAAGTTTATGTCACAGCAGCACTAGATGATGGCAAAGTTTCCTATGAGGGCGATTCTGATTCGCAGTTAACTAAAGGATTAGTAGGGCTATTGATCGAAGGATTAAATGGACTAACACCCACTGAGATTATACAACTAACTCCAGATTTTATTCAAGAAACTGGATTAAATGTTAGCCTCACACCTTCCCGTGCTAATGGATTTTACAACATTTTTAAAACCATGCAAAGAAAGGCGCTGGAATGTAAGTTATAG
- the psaK gene encoding photosystem I reaction center subunit PsaK, whose product MLTSTLLAAATAPLEWSPTTGIIIILCNIVAIAFGKSSIKYPSVGPALPSANLFGGFGLPALLATTAFGHILGVGVVLGLHHIGRI is encoded by the coding sequence GTGCTGACTTCAACCTTACTCGCTGCTGCAACCGCACCCCTAGAGTGGAGTCCCACAACTGGGATAATTATCATTCTCTGCAACATCGTGGCTATTGCCTTTGGCAAGTCTAGTATCAAATATCCCAGCGTCGGACCTGCTCTACCCTCAGCCAATTTATTTGGTGGTTTTGGTTTACCAGCCTTATTAGCAACTACAGCCTTTGGTCACATCTTAGGTGTTGGCGTTGTTTTAGGACTGCATCACATCGGTAGAATCTAG
- a CDS encoding Uma2 family endonuclease produces MSLTVQDLEQMQAAYPDYRMELVEGNIVVMSPSGYESQEVGTEFASLLRNWVRPRKLGRVVGSSAGFRLPNTDLRAPDVSFVRAEKLKRSTEDYAELVPDLVVEVRSKTDSLDKLRQKIQEFISLGTQIGILIDPKTRTIEVYRTGETEILRDGDVLKLPDLIPGWEVAIADIWSPVFD; encoded by the coding sequence ATGTCTTTAACTGTTCAAGACCTGGAGCAAATGCAGGCAGCTTATCCTGACTATCGCATGGAATTGGTTGAGGGGAATATAGTTGTCATGAGTCCATCAGGTTATGAGTCCCAAGAAGTAGGAACGGAGTTTGCATCCTTGTTGCGGAATTGGGTAAGACCACGTAAGCTGGGACGTGTAGTTGGTTCCAGTGCAGGCTTCAGATTGCCTAACACAGATTTACGCGCTCCTGATGTATCATTTGTGCGAGCAGAGAAGCTCAAACGTTCCACAGAAGATTATGCAGAATTGGTTCCCGATTTAGTTGTGGAGGTTAGGTCTAAAACCGATTCCTTAGATAAACTGCGTCAAAAAATTCAGGAGTTTATCAGCCTTGGTACTCAAATCGGAATTTTAATTGACCCCAAAACTAGAACTATCGAAGTTTACCGTACTGGTGAAACAGAGATATTACGGGATGGTGATGTGTTGAAACTTCCAGATTTAATTCCTGGTTGGGAAGTGGCGATCGCTGATATTTGGTCGCCAGTGTTTGATTGA
- the dapB gene encoding 4-hydroxy-tetrahydrodipicolinate reductase, whose product MMNQAPIPVIVNGAAGKMGREVVKAVAQAPDLNLVGAIDRNEEHQGKDAGELAGLSEPLEIPITNQLEPMLGYVAGDRNAPAGVMVDFTHPDSIYDNIRSAIAYGIRPVVGTTGLSPEQIQNLADFADKASTGCLIIPNFSIGIVLLQQAAVTASQYFDHVEIIELHHNQKADAPSGTAIQTAELLAELGKTFNPQLVEETEKIPGARGSLADEGIRIHSVRLPGLIAHQEVIFGAAGQIYTLRHDTSDRACYMPGVLLAIRKVLQLKSLVYGLEKIL is encoded by the coding sequence ATTATGAATCAAGCTCCAATCCCAGTGATTGTTAACGGTGCTGCTGGTAAAATGGGCCGCGAGGTGGTCAAAGCAGTAGCACAAGCACCAGATTTAAACCTAGTGGGTGCAATAGACCGCAATGAAGAACATCAAGGTAAAGACGCCGGAGAATTGGCTGGTTTAAGCGAACCTCTGGAAATCCCAATTACTAATCAATTAGAACCGATGCTCGGCTATGTGGCTGGGGATAGAAACGCACCTGCGGGAGTGATGGTAGATTTTACCCACCCAGATTCAATTTATGATAATATTCGCAGTGCGATCGCCTACGGGATTCGTCCGGTTGTTGGCACCACAGGATTAAGTCCCGAACAAATTCAAAATTTGGCAGACTTTGCTGATAAAGCTAGCACAGGCTGTCTAATTATTCCTAACTTCTCGATTGGGATAGTGCTACTGCAGCAAGCAGCCGTCACAGCATCCCAATATTTTGATCACGTGGAAATTATTGAACTGCATCACAACCAAAAAGCTGATGCACCAAGCGGTACAGCGATTCAAACCGCTGAACTACTGGCTGAATTGGGTAAAACATTTAACCCACAGTTGGTAGAAGAAACCGAAAAAATCCCAGGTGCAAGAGGTAGCCTCGCCGACGAAGGAATTCGGATTCACAGCGTGCGCCTACCGGGACTGATAGCCCATCAAGAAGTGATTTTTGGCGCAGCGGGTCAAATCTATACTTTACGCCATGATACGAGCGATCGCGCCTGCTATATGCCAGGAGTGTTACTAGCAATTCGCAAAGTCTTACAGCTAAAGTCGTTAGTATATGGATTAGAAAAGATACTCTAA
- a CDS encoding phosphate ABC transporter permease, with translation MLVPLTRQKFEQIIPLIATGPQYKYYWGKFSYFIQRILISVVAIVVILLVKTFFKIELDLIVFVLAMMGAFYWLWYPVFQASLRNAKCRRYKYSGFFRGRILDWWITDQLIGKQETVNNKGDLVIVENREKRINLEVGDDTGFTIEFEAPLRSAYKVIARGQIAEMVVMSNSPDLSRIEQFSDLYIPTRDLWVSDYPYVRQDFFNEVSRRLRDDQDDRPRRRRRREEDY, from the coding sequence ATGTTAGTCCCACTGACTCGCCAAAAATTCGAGCAAATCATCCCCCTAATTGCCACTGGTCCCCAGTACAAGTACTATTGGGGTAAGTTTTCCTATTTTATCCAGCGGATATTGATTTCTGTAGTCGCCATAGTTGTGATTCTGCTTGTAAAAACCTTCTTCAAAATTGAGTTAGACCTGATAGTATTTGTGCTGGCGATGATGGGCGCTTTTTACTGGCTGTGGTATCCAGTATTTCAAGCAAGTCTGCGGAATGCAAAATGCCGCCGTTACAAGTACAGCGGCTTTTTTAGAGGTCGAATACTCGATTGGTGGATCACAGACCAGTTGATAGGTAAACAGGAAACGGTTAACAATAAAGGGGATTTGGTAATTGTCGAAAACCGCGAAAAACGGATTAACTTAGAAGTAGGAGATGACACGGGTTTTACTATTGAGTTTGAAGCCCCACTGCGTTCAGCCTACAAAGTCATTGCACGGGGTCAAATTGCCGAAATGGTGGTGATGTCAAATAGTCCAGATTTGAGTAGAATTGAACAATTCAGTGATCTTTACATTCCCACTCGTGATTTATGGGTTAGCGATTATCCCTATGTAAGGCAAGATTTCTTCAATGAAGTAAGTCGTCGCTTGCGTGATGACCAAGACGATAGACCCCGTAGGCGTCGGCGTCGGGAAGAGGATTATTGA
- a CDS encoding precorrin-8X methylmutase gives MEWHLTDAQSLAIIDSEIGDHVFSPAEYEIVRRVIYATADFEYKSLIHFSERALQAGAAALAARTTIIVDVPMVQVGISYEIQSTFANPIYCSMEALTRPQTEQTRAAWGIETLAKRYPEGIFVVGQAQTALTTLVDLIAAEEIQPALIIATPVGFVNVDAAKESLQDSLVPHITIDSRKGNAVVAAAIVDGLVDLAWQAYGKDGNRAK, from the coding sequence ATGGAATGGCACCTAACTGATGCTCAAAGTTTGGCAATCATTGATAGTGAAATTGGCGATCATGTCTTTTCACCCGCAGAGTATGAAATTGTGCGCCGGGTGATATACGCGACGGCTGACTTTGAGTATAAGTCTTTAATTCACTTTTCCGAGCGTGCTTTACAGGCGGGGGCTGCAGCATTAGCAGCGCGTACCACTATTATTGTAGATGTGCCGATGGTACAGGTAGGTATTAGCTACGAGATTCAAAGTACTTTTGCTAATCCAATATATTGCAGTATGGAAGCCCTGACGCGCCCCCAAACAGAACAAACTCGTGCCGCATGGGGAATTGAAACTCTAGCCAAGCGTTACCCAGAGGGGATTTTTGTGGTGGGTCAGGCGCAAACAGCATTGACAACACTAGTAGATTTAATTGCGGCTGAAGAAATTCAACCAGCTTTGATCATTGCTACCCCAGTGGGATTTGTGAATGTGGATGCTGCTAAAGAAAGTTTGCAAGATTCTCTGGTTCCACACATTACTATTGACAGTCGCAAAGGTAATGCGGTTGTGGCAGCTGCGATCGTTGATGGTCTGGTAGACTTGGCTTGGCAAGCCTATGGCAAAGATGGGAATAGGGCGAAATGA
- a CDS encoding TPM domain-containing protein: MQSCFWRRILVSIAVFFLAGSMWVMHSPPALAYDNPELLPDTFTPVVDLAKSLPELQEEKLVKDLAQFETDTGWKLRVLTQYDRTPGRAVINYWGLDDKSILLVADSRGGNILSFSVGDAVYELLPRTFWIELQTRFGNLYFVREQGEDQAILQALESVKGCLLKGGCNVVPGLPREQWILTLITSVIGGVVCGFAAQPRTDKQVFAWQWALIFSPLWGILFIAFGIGPVVTRTSEWLPLVRNIAGFFMGALVAYLSPVFGRPPSTAE; the protein is encoded by the coding sequence ATGCAGTCTTGTTTTTGGCGACGAATTCTGGTATCTATTGCAGTATTTTTCTTGGCTGGGTCAATGTGGGTCATGCATTCTCCCCCAGCGCTGGCTTATGACAATCCTGAGTTATTACCGGACACATTTACCCCAGTTGTAGACTTAGCTAAATCACTCCCAGAACTACAAGAAGAAAAGCTTGTCAAGGATTTAGCGCAATTTGAAACCGATACTGGTTGGAAACTGCGAGTATTGACCCAATATGACCGCACCCCTGGCCGCGCAGTGATCAATTATTGGGGTTTGGACGATAAAAGCATTCTGCTAGTTGCTGACTCCCGTGGGGGTAACATCCTCAGTTTTAGTGTCGGTGACGCAGTTTATGAACTTTTACCCCGGACTTTCTGGATAGAACTGCAAACTCGCTTCGGGAATTTATACTTTGTCCGAGAACAAGGCGAAGACCAAGCAATTCTCCAAGCCTTAGAATCGGTGAAAGGCTGTTTGCTGAAGGGTGGTTGTAATGTCGTTCCCGGATTACCACGGGAGCAATGGATTCTCACCCTGATTACCTCAGTCATTGGTGGAGTGGTTTGCGGATTTGCAGCTCAACCCCGCACCGATAAACAAGTTTTTGCTTGGCAATGGGCTTTAATTTTCTCACCTTTATGGGGAATTTTGTTTATTGCTTTTGGTATTGGTCCAGTAGTAACGCGCACGAGTGAATGGCTACCTCTAGTTCGCAATATCGCTGGCTTTTTTATGGGTGCTTTAGTTGCTTACCTTTCCCCAGTTTTTGGTCGGCCACCTTCTACTGCTGAGTGA
- a CDS encoding DUF948 domain-containing protein, with the protein MMDPLFWLGLSLLLVATSLTAVLVAAIPALQELARAARSAEKLFDTLSRELPPTLNAIRTTSIEMTDLTNDVSEGVKSAGKVVQQVDQSLDSAKKQAENIQVGTRSILVGVKAAWKTFTRQKSPRRTVERLPITEKPPLTLQEPEALTQENRRTKTQAIPSNDGYSDSAKWEDSFDDEG; encoded by the coding sequence GTGATGGACCCACTGTTTTGGCTGGGACTATCCTTACTCTTAGTCGCCACCAGTCTGACCGCTGTTTTGGTAGCGGCTATACCCGCTCTGCAGGAGTTAGCACGGGCTGCTCGCAGTGCCGAAAAGCTATTTGATACCCTCTCACGCGAGTTACCGCCTACTTTAAATGCTATCCGCACAACTAGCATAGAAATGACTGATTTAACCAATGATGTCAGTGAAGGGGTCAAAAGTGCCGGCAAAGTTGTTCAACAAGTGGATCAAAGCCTAGATAGTGCCAAAAAACAAGCTGAAAATATCCAAGTAGGCACACGCAGTATTTTAGTAGGTGTGAAAGCTGCCTGGAAAACTTTCACCCGCCAAAAATCTCCCAGGCGCACCGTTGAACGTCTCCCAATAACTGAAAAACCACCCCTGACACTCCAAGAACCAGAAGCACTCACACAGGAAAATCGCCGCACAAAAACCCAAGCCATCCCCAGTAATGATGGTTACAGTGATTCTGCTAAGTGGGAAGACAGTTTTGATGATGAGGGTTGA
- a CDS encoding YtxH domain-containing protein codes for MSNNRSGVFIGGLMLGATIGALTSLLVAPRTGRETRKILKKSADALPELAEDLSTTVQIQADRLSAKALRNWDETLERLQEAIAAGIDASQRSNQVLKRQNSVDNRTADSQRPENSDSLPQHLERS; via the coding sequence ATGTCTAACAACCGTTCTGGAGTATTTATTGGCGGTTTAATGCTAGGAGCAACCATCGGTGCTTTGACCAGTTTACTCGTCGCTCCACGCACAGGGCGCGAAACCCGGAAAATTCTGAAAAAATCTGCTGATGCTCTACCAGAATTGGCAGAAGATTTGTCAACAACTGTGCAAATTCAGGCGGACCGTCTCTCTGCAAAAGCACTGAGAAACTGGGATGAGACCTTAGAGCGACTACAAGAAGCGATCGCCGCTGGTATAGATGCTAGTCAGCGATCAAACCAAGTCTTGAAGCGCCAAAATTCTGTAGACAATAGGACTGCTGATTCTCAAAGACCAGAAAACTCTGATTCTCTTCCCCAACATCTAGAACGCTCATAA
- a CDS encoding COP23 domain-containing protein — MSSQALKFVLLSSLGLSCFFSNYVALAQVDSSGAVVVPTTGDPSIPTRPSTPTGSSTNTTTYPTADSAARFSCQYTNGQYTVMYQPQSQPGQYFPWAAPATLGGGWNPQKRCETIASRLESYRSDGLQELQTSVANNENIICVTTEANPSCRIVLTVPPGKDPYVVRNSVFQNLTTADSGQQTIAVNTYRSSDRSGVGEIYNLGRSILGSGRNRVSSSNTGINLKPFLDRKDGGDGTGLKNGVAIRSGANSQSTVRQRSNINSPNPRLDPNRFRR, encoded by the coding sequence ATGTCATCACAAGCGCTGAAGTTTGTGCTTTTGAGCAGTTTGGGTTTATCCTGCTTTTTCAGCAATTATGTAGCATTAGCCCAGGTTGATTCTTCTGGTGCGGTGGTGGTGCCAACAACAGGCGACCCATCCATCCCCACAAGGCCATCCACACCGACAGGATCATCTACAAACACAACCACTTACCCTACTGCTGACAGTGCGGCGCGGTTTAGCTGTCAGTATACCAATGGTCAGTATACCGTAATGTATCAGCCACAAAGTCAACCAGGTCAATACTTTCCTTGGGCTGCGCCGGCAACTTTGGGTGGTGGTTGGAATCCCCAAAAGCGCTGTGAAACAATCGCCAGTCGCTTGGAATCCTATCGCAGCGATGGACTACAAGAACTTCAGACCTCTGTAGCAAATAACGAAAACATTATCTGTGTCACCACTGAAGCTAACCCAAGCTGTAGAATTGTCTTGACTGTACCTCCGGGGAAAGACCCCTATGTGGTTCGCAATAGCGTATTCCAAAACTTAACTACTGCTGACAGTGGACAGCAAACCATAGCTGTTAACACTTATCGTAGTAGCGATCGCTCAGGAGTAGGCGAAATATACAACTTAGGTCGCTCAATTCTCGGTAGTGGTAGAAATCGGGTCAGTTCATCTAATACTGGCATCAATCTTAAACCTTTCCTCGATCGCAAAGATGGTGGCGATGGTACTGGACTCAAGAACGGCGTCGCCATTCGTTCCGGTGCCAATAGCCAATCCACTGTTCGTCAAAGATCCAATATCAATAGCCCCAATCCTAGACTCGATCCCAATAGATTCCGCCGTTAA
- a CDS encoding DUF1611 domain-containing protein: protein MRLPLNQRIAILLHEGITGTQGKTGLSLLRYSEAPIVAVIDREAAGKSLEELTGIKRHVPIVPSVGAALEYKPEVLVIGIAPKGGVVPDDYWPEIKDALEAGMSLVNGLHIPLANIPQLNALLKPGQIIWDVRKEPPNLGVASGLARTLPCRRVLTVGTDMAIGKMSTSLELHWAAKLRGWRSKFLATGQTGVMLEGDGVALDAVRVDFAAGAVEQMVMRYGKNYDILQIEGQGSLLHPGSTATLPLIRGSQPTQLVLVHRAGQTHNRNNPHVPIPTLPEVIHLYETVASAGGAFAPVPVVGIALNTYKLSEAAALEAIAQTTAETGLPCTDVVRFGAGVLLDAVMRS, encoded by the coding sequence GTGCGTTTGCCGCTTAATCAACGAATAGCTATTCTGCTACATGAAGGAATTACTGGGACTCAAGGCAAAACAGGGCTGTCACTTTTACGCTATAGTGAAGCCCCAATAGTCGCAGTCATCGATCGCGAAGCTGCTGGTAAATCCTTGGAGGAATTAACAGGTATCAAGCGTCATGTGCCGATTGTTCCATCGGTAGGCGCAGCCCTAGAGTATAAGCCGGAAGTCTTAGTTATCGGTATTGCCCCCAAAGGCGGTGTTGTCCCAGATGATTACTGGCCGGAGATTAAAGATGCTCTAGAAGCTGGAATGTCGCTGGTCAATGGTTTGCATATACCATTGGCAAACATACCACAGTTAAATGCACTACTGAAACCGGGACAAATAATTTGGGATGTCCGCAAAGAACCACCTAATTTAGGTGTTGCTAGTGGTTTGGCTCGCACCCTCCCCTGTCGCCGGGTCTTGACAGTGGGCACCGATATGGCTATTGGCAAAATGTCTACTAGTTTAGAACTACATTGGGCTGCGAAACTGCGGGGCTGGCGTTCTAAATTCCTCGCCACAGGTCAAACAGGTGTGATGTTAGAAGGGGATGGTGTCGCCTTAGATGCTGTGCGGGTAGACTTTGCTGCTGGTGCTGTGGAACAGATGGTCATGCGCTATGGGAAAAATTACGACATCCTCCAAATTGAAGGACAAGGTTCACTGCTGCACCCTGGTTCAACAGCCACCCTACCCCTCATCCGTGGTTCCCAACCGACCCAACTCGTACTAGTGCATCGCGCCGGACAAACTCATAACCGCAATAATCCCCATGTACCAATTCCTACCTTACCAGAAGTCATCCATCTTTATGAAACTGTTGCTAGTGCTGGTGGTGCCTTTGCACCAGTACCCGTAGTTGGTATAGCATTGAACACGTATAAATTGAGTGAGGCTGCGGCGTTGGAGGCGATCGCCCAAACCACAGCCGAGACTGGTCTACCCTGTACCGATGTCGTGCGCTTTGGTGCAGGTGTGCTATTGGATGCGGTGATGCGGAGCTAG
- a CDS encoding dipeptide epimerase, with product MQINGKIFTVNKRFPLTISRGTTAQTTNLWVSISQDGIEGWGEASPFGVGNHRQSTDTIKDALQQVIPMLQTFHPLQRQQIEQVLKLAQIPSSVSAAIDIALHDWLGKHVGLPLWQLWGLDRQLIVPTSVTIGINSPEGARKRARDWLQFTDVRLFKVKLGSPDGIDADQKMLLAVQEEAPGTEFFVDANGGWSLADAKQMCKRLADLGIKYIEQPLPRGQEQSLAELKAHSPLPIFVDESCFTSYDIPHLANYVDGINIKLMKSGGLTESMRMVHTARAYGLQVMFGCYSDSSLANTAAAQLAPLADYLDLDSHLNLIDDPFTGASVQDGRVLPNDLPGLGVQYSAFAA from the coding sequence ATGCAAATAAATGGTAAAATATTTACCGTCAATAAGCGGTTCCCTTTGACTATTAGTCGCGGTACAACGGCACAAACGACAAATCTCTGGGTAAGTATTTCCCAGGATGGGATCGAAGGTTGGGGCGAAGCGTCGCCGTTTGGTGTCGGGAATCATCGACAATCAACTGATACCATCAAAGATGCCCTGCAACAAGTCATCCCCATGTTGCAAACATTCCACCCGCTACAGCGGCAGCAAATTGAGCAAGTGTTAAAATTAGCACAGATTCCTTCGTCAGTCAGCGCAGCAATCGATATTGCCTTACATGACTGGCTAGGAAAGCATGTAGGATTACCACTGTGGCAACTCTGGGGACTTGATCGCCAACTAATAGTCCCAACTTCGGTGACAATTGGCATTAATTCTCCTGAAGGTGCTAGGAAGAGGGCGCGGGATTGGCTACAATTTACCGATGTCCGCCTGTTCAAGGTGAAGTTGGGTAGTCCCGATGGTATAGACGCAGATCAAAAAATGCTATTAGCAGTGCAAGAAGAAGCACCTGGTACAGAGTTCTTTGTTGATGCAAACGGGGGTTGGAGTTTAGCAGATGCAAAACAAATGTGTAAAAGGCTTGCTGATTTAGGGATAAAGTATATAGAACAGCCACTGCCACGGGGACAAGAACAAAGTTTAGCCGAACTTAAGGCCCATTCACCCCTGCCTATTTTTGTTGATGAAAGTTGCTTCACCAGTTACGATATTCCCCATCTAGCAAATTACGTGGATGGCATTAATATCAAACTGATGAAATCGGGAGGCTTAACCGAGTCCATGCGGATGGTACATACAGCACGAGCCTATGGATTACAAGTAATGTTCGGCTGCTATTCCGACAGCTCATTAGCCAATACAGCCGCAGCGCAGTTGGCGCCACTAGCTGATTATCTCGATTTAGACAGTCACCTTAATTTAATCGATGACCCCTTCACCGGTGCATCGGTACAAGATGGCAGAGTTTTGCCCAACGATTTACCTGGCTTGGGGGTACAATATAGTGCGTTTGCCGCTTAA